The following DNA comes from Brassica oleracea var. oleracea cultivar TO1000 chromosome C5, BOL, whole genome shotgun sequence.
TAAATATTTTTACATATTATGAAATAATTAATATATATTAAATAATTAAAAATCAGTAACTATTAAATATATAATTAAATTAGTGCAAACATATAAATTAATTTTATTAATCCAAAAAATATTTTTTTTTATATTTGATAGGATATGTAATTAAATTTAAATGATAATAACATAGATAATATATTTTAGTATATTTTTAATATTAATGTCTATTAAATGATGATTTCTCCTTATATAGTTTTTTCGATCATTTATATCTTTTATAGAAAAAAATCTAAATTACTGATAACAAAATTGTCATTGTGGGATTAATATTTTTATTAATTTATAATTTTTAAAAAAATAAGTTGTCAATGATCGTTCAAAACTTTTATCAAAAAAATTGTTCAAAGTAAATTTTGAAACTAAAATATTAAGATTTTATATGGTTTATAGTTTAATTTAAAACGATATATATATATATATTGTTAGTTTAATAAAAAGCTTATTATATAGTTAGATGGACCAACATATTTCTATAATGATTCTAAGAATCATCCTAGTGATGACATGTGGCTACAAAAAGAAGTTGTAATGCTTCTCAAATAATATATAGGGGATAAGACATGGGCAAGGTAAATTTATACGAAATTATTTAAGAAATATCGTATGAAAAAATTAAATTTATATTCTTGATCGAATTAATATTTTTGGCCATAAAACCATTTTTTAAAAACTTTTTGTAAATTACATAATTTGTTTACTAATGAGCTGATCTCATTTTTTAAAATATCTAAGGTCAAAAAATCACTTATCGCATAAAAAGTTAACGTTTAGGTCGAAGAATCTCAGACCTACTATTTGGTTACAATGGAACTATGTCAACTGTGTTAAAAGAAAAAAAAACTATGTCAGCTCGGTTTTATATCATGATTTAGCAATTTAAAAGTTAATTATGGTTATGAGAAGTTTACGTTCACATGTCAATTCTATCTATCTTCAATATTTTTTTTCATTTTTGTGTCGTTTTTTTTTCATTTTGGTTATTGCTTGATATAAATATTGATTTTTGAGTTTATTCTCATTTCGTTATTTTGTTTTGGCCAGAGATTTAGAAAATGTTTAAGATTTAAAATTATTAAACAGATACATACTTAAGTTAAAATCTCCGAATTGTGCAGAATAAATATTTTATATTTTTCTGCATATTATAAAATAATAAAATAATAATTATATATTAAATAACTAAGAAATCAGTTACTATTATGTAATAAATTGGTGTGCGCATATAAATCAAACGACCGCTCTTGTTTATTCGCAATATTTTAGGGTAAATAAATCAAAACAATCAATCTTATCTATCGTATATGATATTTAATTAAATTTAAATGATATTAACATAGATATATAGTATACTTTTAATATGAATATTTATTAAATGGGGTTTCTACTCATATGATTTTATGATTATTTGCATATTTTTGTAACAAAATTTTACACCAACATTTTTTTTAAATGTGGAATGTTTAGTGGTTTCAATAATTTATAATCTTTTAAAAAAACAATGAAGATTTCAAAATTAAAATATTAACTTTTCAATATATGTTCAGCAAATATATCAAAATATAAGTATGTAGTTTCATATGATGTTTAGTTTAATTGAAACGATATAAAATATATATATATATTAACATAAACACCTATTAAAATAAAATTATTTATTCATATGATTTATAATCATTGTATCTTATTGTAGAAAAAAAATTAAACCTTGATCACAAAAGTTTATGTGAGACTTTTAACAGATTTAATAATTTATACTCGTTTTGAAAAAATCAAAATACAACATATACAAAAAATATAAAATTTTATTGTATGATTAATGTAATTGTGTAATTTATTTTAATAATAAATAATTAAACAAAAATGATAGAAAATATACAGATTATTAGCAAATCTTTATTATTTGTTAGCAAATCTTTATTATTTAAAATCATTAATTGCCGTATATATATTAATCACATTAGGTAATTCCGTTGGTTTTATTTAAGGAAAAAAATATATAATAATTTTAATTTGATAAATGAATGATCGATAATGGACATACTATATAATATAACATTCCCTAGCAATTTAATTTTGGACTAACAAAATTGTCAATTGATTCTCAAGCCGCCACGTAAGCAAAATTAGCAATTTAATTAGGTGAAAACTCAGGTACAAATTACAGGTTATAACTTTTTAAATGTTTTTCTATTAATATACCGAGGATGTTTCAATTACAAAATGACTATAGGTGCAAAATTGACAACATCTCATCATGTCAAATATTGAACTAAACCGTTCGTGATTGTTATATTGTGAATGTATTGTTTGTTTTCTTAGTTTGCGGCTAATTTAATACTATTTTTTTTCAGATTATGGAATGTTGCCGACCACGAGGATATGACATTGGACCAACTTATTGGATTTGAGGCTCCGAGGGGATGATTAACTCTGGTCTCTTAGTTGGAATTCTTAACTCATGATTTGACATTTTTTTTTTTTTTTTTACATTTTTCGACTAAAAGACGGTTCTTATATCTCTTATTTAAAAGACTTTAATTAAGAAAAACTAAAAACCATCTCTTAGCTGAAACTAAAAACCCTAAAAATTAGAGATTGGGGTTAATCATGGTCCGAGTAGTCTGGCCCATACAGATCCAAACATGAACCGGATATTAATAACTCGATCCAGACCTAAACCGACTGAGTAACCGAGGACGCGGAAATATGAATGCCCATGCCAGTCACGATTAGGCCATACAAACTCCCAATATGATATGATTAATTGATTATGAATATGAACTACGATATTCATTATTGTTACACGAGTGGTTTTGGAGCTATGATCCTTTCTGCTGAACCCTAGAGTTTCTAAGCAGCAGCCTGAGCATTGCTATTGGTTTTAGTATTTGACTTGATGGCTCCTTCTCTCCATCCTTTCTGACGAGCTCTCTCTTCCCACTTAGATGTTAGCTTCTTCTGCTCGGCGAGTGCCAACTCCGCTTTTTCACGAGCTTCTTCGCATGTTTCCATACCAGAGTTGCACTTATCTGCGTCCTTTTGGTATGAAGAAGTTACCTTCTTGGCCTCTAACAGCCCCATGTCCGCTCGTTTATGTTTCTCTAAAGAGTCTGCTTCACGCAGCTTCAGTTCCTCGGTCAGAAGTTCGGCATAGTTCTTCTCAGTGTCTCCGTTCACCTCCGGATCATGCTTTGCACAATCTACACGCCAAAGCAAATATGTTTAATAGTTGTAAGACTCGATTACCTAAAGGTTAAAGACTCTTAAACTGATTCAGTTCAAGTAAACAGTGAACTCACCGGGAAAAGAAGCATTGCTGAGTCCTGCAATAGAAATGAAACAAGTAGAAAAGTATCAATCTTTTGGCTGTGAAGAAAAAGCCAGAAGAGTTTATAACTCAGTTTATTTAAGCAAAAAAAAAACAATAAATCTATTAATTAATATATATAAAATCCAATAAGTTTACAGATCATAACCTAATGACACTGTTTAGCTCAAACAATGAGAGAATCAACACTTTAGAGAGCTGAGAAAATATTCTATGATGGAGAGAGCTCAACAACACAAGTAGATCTAAACCTACTCAGTACACTAATCATTGCGGATCTAAATGTTCTCAGATTCAAACTCAAGCAACATGAGGCAAAACCTCAGCTTCTATTTTACCTTCGGGAATCGTGAGAAAAGGCTGTGAAGAGCAATCACAGGCACATAGAGGACAAGAGGAGGCGGAGGAGTGGCTAACGGCAGCCAAAGCCTCAGTGAGATGCCAGTAGAGAGGCGGACCAAGTATGTAACCCACCATGCTCATCCCCATCAAAGCTAGCCCAACCTTCAACGCCGCCGCGTGGCTCGCCATCAAAACACACAGATCCGTCGATCAGAGAGTCGTCGTAAAGAGTTGAAATTCCGACCGAGTGTGAAAAGGAATTTTTAGATTTTGACGCTTTGGTGTCTTAATTACATAAAAAAAATCTAAAGTTAGTTACACAAACCAATTGGGCGGTAAACAGTTGAAAAAAAAAAATAGATAAACCAAATCTAATCAAACCGGTACCGGTACAATTAACTGGTTATCTTTGGTTAACAATTGATCTCTGAAACCGAGTGCCTCCTTCACATGGGCGTGTATGTTCTCTTCAACCTCCAACGCTAAAGATTCCTTACGAAATGGCGACGGAGATCTCGTTGGATCTGATCAACAATCTCAAGGTCTCGCTTCGTAAGGAGGCCAAGTTCGATTACTCGGACTCCTATACACTCGCCCTTCCCACAGTTCCGGAGGCAATCGCGGAGCTCGACGCTTCGCCTCCTTACCTCCGTTGCCGAAACTGTAAAGGAAAGCTTCTGCGAGGGATCGAGTCTCTGATCTGCGTTTTCTGCGGCGAGCAGCAACGGACGAGCGAGAATCCTCCTGATCCGATCAAGTTTACATCCACTTGTGGTTACAAATGGTTTCTCACCTCTCTCGATCTGGACGGATTGGTAAAAGAACAATCAAATCTCATCGTTCATACGCTCTGTTGATTGTGCATTGCTGAGAATATTGAATATTAGTAGTTAGATGTAGAGTATGATTGTGTTGTGGTATTATTGTAAAGAAGAAAGACTTTATGAAACGATTTAATCTGCAGGAGATGGTGGAGCCACTAAAGGAAACGAATGGATCAAGAATTGGAGCTAAGGCGCCCGTGGCAAAAGGAATCTCTGTGTCTGAGTTTCTTGATTTTGAAGTCCAATGGTTAGCAAGGGAAGAGAAGGCTTCAAACAATGTACCTGATGATGATAAGAACCGTCTTGATTTAGGAGGGATTAGTCTTGATCATTATTTTGTTGAAGAAAGAGGAGATTTTTCTAAAGTGGATCCGGTTGAGAGCAGACTGGAGGAGGAAGATGATTTTAAGGATCCACGTAGTCTTAGCTTGTTTGATGGTGTGAAGAGTCAAGGAGTTGCTGAATCACAGCAGAATGAAAAAGATGCTCAGAAGAATGTTTCATATGGGGAACATGAGAATCTTAGTTTGTTTGCAGGACGAGATGCACAGGATAGTGTTTCTATAGCAGAGCAGGGGAACTTTGGGTTCTTTGAGGGAAAAAATGCAGGGGACTCTATTAAAGAGGGTGAAAACCTTAGCCTGTTTGAGGGTGTAGATGATCAGAGAACTAGTTCTTCTAAAAATGTTGAGAGTTTTGGTTTCTTGGAAGGAAAAGATGCTCAGAGAAATAGTTCGTCGAAAGAGGATGAGAGTTTTGGTTTGTTTAAGGGTAAAGATGCTGAGAGAAGTAGTGCTTCTAAAGATGCTGAGAGAAATATTTCTTCTAAAGAGGATGAAGATTTTGGTTTGTTTGAGGGAGCATTATCAACAAATGCTGACCTCAAGTCTATCGATGACATGGTTGTTGCCTCTTCCTCTGATTGGGGTTCTGACTTTCAATCTGTTTCCCAGGAAAATATTAGTGGTGATCCGTTTGTAAATTCTCAAGTTGATTTGTCTGCTCATATGGATTCTGTTTTTGGTTCCGGGAAAGATTTATTCTATGAAAAACCAGCAGATTCTTCAACTGATTATGTTTCCAAAGCTGGTGACTGGCTGCAAGATGATTTGTTTGGTGGTGTTACTCGCAAGACTCAAAACAACGACCAGACTGTCCATGAGGGACTAGTTATGGGAGGCAATGGAAGTTCATCCATGGATATTGATTGGATTGGAGATGATCTATGGCAAACCAGTGAAAAGAAAGCAGTTGAGAAGACGCCTACGGATGATAATGATGGTGACGATGACTGGAATGATTTTGCAAGCTCAGTTAACTCCAAGACTCCTAGTAATCTGCTTTCACGAACCATGGAAAGTTGCCAAGAGGAGATATTTGATGGGCTGGCGCATGTTGAGAATGGTATTAATGAACAGAGCAAAGATGAGAAGCAGAATACTGGTACAGGCGTGATATCTGACATGGCCAAAGGTCAAGAAGATGATCTCTTTGGAGCTTGGGATAGTTTCACACCCTCAAACGTTTTGCAAACACCTGTGCAGCCTCCCACGAACCATGTGAATTCATTTGCTGAGCAGAATCAGGAAATAAATTTGTTTGGGGAAAATAACCATCACAGAGACCTTCCCTTTGATTATTTTCCGGAAAGTAAAGACCAAACCAACCCAGAGGAAGTTAAAGACATGCCTTCTGGAACCTTGTCCGTAGAGAGGTTTCTTATTTACTCCTTAACATCTTGTTCTCTGATCTCTGTATGCAATCTCTGATCTCTTTTGTTTTCTTTTTGCTTTGTTTTCAGAACGAGTGATCCTGATGGTAAAGATCAAACGCTTGATCTTGTAGGCACAACAGCAATATCTCGCAAGTCAAAGAGTGATGTTGGGGAAGAGCTGATGTCACAGATGCATGATCTCTCGTTTATGCTCGAGACCGAACTCTCTGTGCCTCCAATCTCCAAGGCAGAGTAATATTAATACACTGTACTCTTATCTGTCTCTCGCCTCTTATGTTTTTCTTGGGGGCTCGAAAGATTGTTTGTTTTCAAGTATATAATTCTTTTTCAATTACTCCAGAGTACTGGCTTTGTCGCCAGCAAATGATCTCAGTCTTAGACTAGTCGTATGGTCCACTGATTCGTTCTTACGGAGAATTTGTGAGTTCTAAGCTCCTAGTCTCGAAGTATCAAGGTTGTGAGTCCATTTAGAAAAGTTATGCATAAGAACTTTGATTGTGTGTGTTTATGGTCTACTCATCAGCAATTAATCAACATGTTCTTTATTTTCTTTAATGATCTATATTAAAATCTGTCATGTATCTACCCCTATTGTTGATCTATCAACTTTTTTTGTATTGACAACCACACGAAAGGTGAAAGTTTAATAGACGATAAGAAAATCAATGTCTGTATCAAGAAAAAAAAATCTTAAGAACTAGTGAACTACAGAGATGCATTACTTCGTCACTTGAATCACACGTTAGTAACAAAACATGTAGAACCGACGAAACTTCGTTCATCAATCATTTTCTCGAGGTCTCGCCAGCAACAATATTATATTGTAAACTACTATGTGTTTCCACATGATACACGTTATTACTTGTAAAAGATGGAGCCCTGGAGGTTTTTTTTTTTTTTTTTTTTTTTTTTTTTTTTAGCCCTGGAGGTTGAGATGATATGAATGTACACAATTCTTTAGCATCTCACCTTTTTCTCATCAATATATAAAACATTATTTCAAGGAATAATAAGCTTTACCAAAATTTTAATATATATAAACAAAACAGAAACGTATTAAACGTGATCGAATGGACGGTGTTTTTGGTCTGAGAAATTATATTTTAATAATACTGTTGATTATGTGATGTAACTAAATATAAGCATGACACAACACAAGTTAATTGCTTCTTGTTGGAATGGAGAACCCACTTAATTTTATTAGTAACTTATAAGCCACGCATCCAATTATCTTTCCTCATATTTCTTTTGTACATCAAAAATGAAAATTGAATAAGTACTCAATTAGTGGACTTCTTCTGTTCAAACAAAGAAAAAAGAATAACTACTCAGTTAAGGTGATAATACTTATTTGTATTTACGCGGCTGTGGCTTATAGAATTGATATTGCTTGGTAACTAATAAACCATGACCAAATGAATTAGTGTGATTTGTCAGTATATAATTGTAACTTTTATTGACACTTTTACGGTTTGATACTTACGTAACATCCCGAGTTGTGATATATGGAAATGTTTAAAAGAATTGATTTGGCTACTTATGTCACCAAAGTCGACTTACCTTTTCCGTCACACATCTGTTTATAACTCCAGAGTTAAGCGTGCTTGGGCTGGAGTAGTGGAAAGATGGGTGATATATCGGGAAGTGATTTGCGATACTGGGAAGTGATTTGCGATACCGTGCGAGTGAGGCCAAAGTACAGGGAAACATCATGTGGTGATTGCAGAGTCAGTAAACAATGATTTTGAGCCTTGGAAAATTAACGGACCGATCGCTGGAACGGGTTGGGGTCCATGGGCCGAGAGAGCGGGTGTGGATGGCCCATTAGCTGTGGGCGGTCGGGACATTATAAGTGGTATCAGAGCTGGTTAGCCATCTCGGTTCTAACCCAAGAAGCGTCTTTAGACCTGTCGTGGGGCGCAACGAGGACGTTGCGTTCTTTGAAAGGGGGTGAATTGTGTAACATCCCGAGTTATGATATATGGAAAGACTTAAGATGATTGATTTGGCTACCTATGTCACAAGAGTTAACTTACCTTTTCCGTTACACATCCGTTTAGAACTCCATAGTTAAGCGTGCTTGTGCTAGAGTAGTGAAAGGATGAGTGACCTATCGGGAAGTGATTCGCGATACCGTGCGAGTGAAGCCAAAGCACGGGGAAAGGCTGGCGGTGATTGCAGGGTTAGTAAAACAGTGATTTCGAGCCTTTGGTAAAATTAGTGGACCGACCGTTGGAACGAGATGGAGTCCACGAGCAGAGAGAGCGGGCGTGGATGGCCCATTAGCCGTGGTCGTTATAATTATTTCTCAACTTCTCCTAGCCAGCACCTTTTAAAAATAATGATTCTCTCATTTACTTTATCATTGTAATCATATGGAATGATCGTTTGAGATTTCATTGGCTGCGGAATTGTTGATAAATCAAAACCTGAAAATATAGACTGAATGACGTTTGTCCACGTTGGGTTTTTGAGTGCAGTTAGTGACTGATGTGTTATGTAGTAACCTCTTCGTACTTCAAAAGCAAAATCATCTAAAGTCCTAAATTGAAAAATCTGACAGAAAAACAACTGGTATGAATAGTTACACTTACACACTACAATAAAGCGATTCTGTCTCCATACACCTCCAAACTTAAACTGGATTGTAATTCGGTAGACAGTAACAACATCACCTAACCGGTTCAATTACTCACCTTGAGCCACATTGGAATAAATTGAATTGAATATTAAAATATTTTTCTACAAGTTGTATACACTCGTTTCTATTTCACACTTATGCTCCATCAAATGTTTTTACATACATTTAAGCTGGTATATTAACCAAAAACCGAGTCGGCAGTTGGCCATAATTATATTATCATTATGTAGTTTTGCTTCTTCATCATTGTTTATATATAGTAGCATTGGGTTTATTTAATAATACATTAAGCTGATATATAATATCATCATTTGACCAAAACAATGTATAATATCATCATCATTCTCGATAAGCAAAAATAAAATGCAGCTTGTTTTTGTCCTATAACAGAGAAGAATACATGAGTTACTTATATCATACTCTTTGATTTGTCTTTGAAATTGACATCTAAAGTTTGTACTTTGAAGCAACATAACCGCTCTATTCTGCCTTTACCATGCGTAACATCAGACTTAGTCTTTAGCTTGAATTCATATATATTAATTATAAATAGTATTACATTTGTTTCATAATTGATGATATTTTATAAAGTTTTTATTATTTCATATATATAATAGATGATGTTTTAACATTTCTATATCAACTTTAACTTTATTAAAAACTGTTTACCAATAAAATTATATATACCTTCATTTACACTTGGTTAGATTATTTTTAATATATATATATTTTAGAAGTGCTTTTAAAAGAAAGGTGTCTTTTAAAAAAAAAAAATTGTGCTTTTTTTTTTCAAATCAGAGATTTTTTTTTTGTTCTAGTAAGTTAGTGACCCAAAATCTTCTCTATTAAAAGAGAAGTACCATTTTTATCTACTATTTAGAAGTCTACTAGGACCATTTCATTAATCACATAATATGATATAATAATTAATAGGAATATTAATAATAAATTAATTTTAACTATAGATTTGAATTTTATTTTCAGTTATAACAAAATCTGTTGAGAAAAATCTAACNNNNNNNNNNNNNNNNNNNNNNNNNNNNNNNNNNNNNNNNNNNNNNNNNNNNNNNNNNNNNNNNNNNNNNNNNNNNNNNNNNNNNNNNNNNNNNNNNNNNNNNNNNNNNNNNNNNNNNNNNNNNNNNNNNNNNNNNNNNNNNNNNNNNNNNNNNNNNNNNNNNNNNNNNNNNNNNNNNNNNNNNNNNNNNNNNNNNNNNNNNNNNNNNNNNNNNNNNNNNNNNNNNNNNNNNNNNNNNNNNNNNNNNNNNNNNNNNNNNNNNNNNNNNNNNNNNNNNNNNNNNNNNNNNNNNNNNNNNNNNNNNNNNNNNNNNNNNNNNNNNNNNNNNNNNNNNNNNNNNNNNNNNNNNNNNNNNNNNNNNNNNNNNNNNNNNNNNNNNNNNNNNNNNNNNNNNNNNNNNNNNNNNNNNNNNNNNNNNNNNNNNNNNNNNNNNNNNNNNNNNNNNNNNNNNNNNNNNNNNNNNNNNNNNNNNNNNNNNNNNNNNNNNNNNNNNNNNNNNNNNNNNNNNNNNNNNNNNNNNNNNNNNNNNNNNNNNNNNNNNNNNNNNNNNNNNNNNNNNNNNNNNNNNNNNNNNNNNNNNNNNNNNNNNNNNNNNNNNNNNNNNNNNGAAGAATATTTTTTATTTGATGATTTCAAATTATGAAAACTCGAAAACGTAATAAAAAAGGTAAAATGTATAAAACAAACCCCTATATTAATAAAGTAATAAGAAACTTAAACAATAAAATTAAAAAGTTATAAAATACTAAACACTAAAATATAAATTGTATATTTAAATTTATATAATAATATTAAAATTAAATATTTATAAAATGAAAATATACCCGCACTATGTGCGGGATAAACTCTAGTCATATTTTAAGAGGTTATCCGTTCCTTTTGCTATATATATAAGAGAAAAAAAAACATTTTCAGAAATTGTATACCCATTTTCACCTTATACTTTTTCACCTTTTACTTTGGTTTCTTTTACTATGCAAAAGCAATGTCACAATTGAACTGAGTAGGTTGTTGCTTGAAGTAGGCTGCCTCTCATCATTTAGAAGAACCTTTTTCACTTCTCCTTTGTATTCATGTACTACGTGTTACTGATCCCTACACTCACACGTAGGTATCGGATTTTTGGAGGTATTCGTGATCCGATCCGTTTCGTCCGAATAATTAATTATCCGATCCGATTCGATTCACAATCATCCAGATATCTGATGTTCTAGATATCCGGAAAACTTTAGATTTTTTACCGGATATCCGATTCAATCCATAAAAATAAAAATTAAAAAAAATTAAAAATTAAAAAAAATCAGAAAATAATATAAAATAATGACAACTAATAAAAAGTTATTTATTTTTAAAATAACAACTAAAATAATAAATTAAGTAAATAAAAAATGTAAAACTTATATAAAATGTAACATATATATAACTTATATATATAATTCTTTAAATATATGTATATATATATACATATAACGGACCGGATCGGATATTCGTTCCTAAAAATACTAGTATTTGTGATTTGTTTCAATTTTTACGGATATTGCATTTTATTATTTTCTTTGCTTTGTAGAGTTATATTCGGTTCGAATCGAAACGGATAACATATCTTATCAAAATCTACATATATTTTGTCCAGCCATACTCAAAGCCTTAAAAGCGCACGTGCATGAAAAGCTTTGATGATTTTTTTCATTCTTTCCTTTTCAACTGAAGATATATCTCTAACAAAATATTACTAATATGTAATTACCGCCAAATTTCAAAAATGCTATTCAACTGCTAGTGGTGCCAATTGATGTGGTAGGCATAGCCGCTTCTAGCAGCATGTCGGTGTAATACTAAAATTATACATAAAATCTAATATAAATCAAATTAAATATGATTATCATGTAGGTTGAAAATTTTAGCTAGCTCCATTGAACATATAAGCAAATTAACGTGCACCCTTTCAAAATTCACATGGTAACTACAAATACTCAAAATGCTTAGATTTATGCTACATCAAATTCAGCTAGCCAATTTTTATATAAAAATCGTAGTAATACTACAATATTTTTTCTTATAGAAACGTAACTATTAAAAACATGTGGGTGGTAGTTAATTTGCATGTAGTTAATAATAAAGCGTACATGTGCGTATGAGCTGTGAATGTGCGTATCGCAGTGGACAGCCGTAAATGCCTGACCAAATTCGTTTTCCCTATCTTTCCACCCAACAGTACACTTCATCTAGGTAAACTCATCGTGTAGCTTCTTCTTACAAAATTCACGTATATTAATTTATTGATTAATATTCACATTTTTAATAGTATTCATTAGAG
Coding sequences within:
- the LOC106295471 gene encoding uncharacterized protein LOC106295471, whose protein sequence is MASHAAALKVGLALMGMSMVGYILGPPLYWHLTEALAAVSHSSASSCPLCACDCSSQPFLTIPEGLSNASFPDCAKHDPEVNGDTEKNYAELLTEELKLREADSLEKHKRADMGLLEAKKVTSSYQKDADKCNSGMETCEEAREKAELALAEQKKLTSKWEERARQKGWREGAIKSNTKTNSNAQAAA
- the LOC106295470 gene encoding uncharacterized protein LOC106295470, with translation MATEISLDLINNLKVSLRKEAKFDYSDSYTLALPTVPEAIAELDASPPYLRCRNCKGKLLRGIESLICVFCGEQQRTSENPPDPIKFTSTCGYKWFLTSLDLDGLEMVEPLKETNGSRIGAKAPVAKGISVSEFLDFEVQWLAREEKASNNVPDDDKNRLDLGGISLDHYFVEERGDFSKVDPVESRLEEEDDFKDPRSLSLFDGVKSQGVAESQQNEKDAQKNVSYGEHENLSLFAGRDAQDSVSIAEQGNFGFFEGKNAGDSIKEGENLSLFEGVDDQRTSSSKNVESFGFLEGKDAQRNSSSKEDESFGLFKGKDAERSSASKDAERNISSKEDEDFGLFEGALSTNADLKSIDDMVVASSSDWGSDFQSVSQENISGDPFVNSQVDLSAHMDSVFGSGKDLFYEKPADSSTDYVSKAGDWLQDDLFGGVTRKTQNNDQTVHEGLVMGGNGSSSMDIDWIGDDLWQTSEKKAVEKTPTDDNDGDDDWNDFASSVNSKTPSNLLSRTMESCQEEIFDGLAHVENGINEQSKDEKQNTGTGVISDMAKGQEDDLFGAWDSFTPSNVLQTPVQPPTNHVNSFAEQNQEINLFGENNHHRDLPFDYFPESKDQTNPEEVKDMPSGTLSVERTSDPDGKDQTLDLVGTTAISRKSKSDVGEELMSQMHDLSFMLETELSVPPISKAE